DNA from Cataglyphis hispanica isolate Lineage 1 chromosome 6, ULB_Chis1_1.0, whole genome shotgun sequence:
tttaaatcttgtcgatctgaaaataaaagtgataCAATTATAgtgttataaaaatgataacattTGATAATGATAACATTATGCTCTACCATGGAATATACAATAATGGcataaattgctttttatGCCTAACCAGAAATATATACCTTGATGACTTAAGGTGGACACTccattaaattgtaaaagatcTATAGGATTAATGTATGAAATTGCTCCAGATAGTCCTTTCGCTAAAGTCTTTGCTCTGTGTTTTAATTGTAGACTCTCTTTGAGATAGTAAGTAACGAAAAATAAGTCACTTAAAGCCAGAAAGAATGCAAACAAGGCTGGTATCAGATACCACATGCCTTCCCTATTATCACTCGAGATCCAAGCAAAAAACGCTCCTATCATTGGTCCTATTACAAAACCTATGGAGAAGGCTATTCCCACAAGCGCCtgcaaaaagcaaaaaaaaaaaaaatatttatatatttaaatagtattcattttacattttacttttatctatTGCTTTTTACCATTGCCTTTCCTCTTGTTTCTGGGGAAGTCACATCGCTGATAATAGCCATCGACAGACTGATGTTTCCTTTACTGATGCCACCCACAAATCTCGCCAATACAAATATACCAAAATTTGTGGAGAATGCCCATAAAAGATACGAGAATGAAATGCCTGTTAGACATAAAAGCATTAGAGGTTTTCGTCCATAAATATCAGATAATGCTCCTATGATTGGCGATCCGAGAAATTGCAAGAAAGAGTACATAGAGCCTAGAAAacctgtaataaaatttatattatccatCCTTAtagcatgtatatatttaatatctcacacaaaaatgtcaatttttgatatatacaaaattatttatgaatgaaaatttcatgCGTGTTACCTACCTCCATAAAGAACTGTACTGACTTTATCTGGCGCGTCAAAAAACActtgtatgttttttatataactcaaAGTAGTAGAATATAATCCATGTCCATTTTCTATCTCTTTGTAATGATCTAATAGAGCTGGCAACAGCGGCAATATCATTGTAAATGCTAGGAGGTCCAGCAACAAAGATATAAACACCACTTGCACTGTGTTATTTTTGGTTTCATTCATATCTCTTTGTAttcaatattatgtatatataatatatataaatatttttttttaattaaatatataaatttcgtatatatatgtataaagtttgataattttttgtgtgTGTTTATAAATCATTCAGCAGTGTCTGCATAGAAGCGAGTTTCGCGACAGATTGTTACGCAAATTTATCGGGGATCTCTCGAAGGTCTCAGGAAGTAGATTATGCTGTAATTTGCGAAATAATAGATGTTGTCGCGAACTCGATTGGCACACTTATTAGACTACATATTTAACATAGATATTAGTTTGTCGCACGTGTTCCTCAAATATGATCGTCTTCCGTCCCGGGACGCGATAAGGAAAGACCGCTTTCTAGTTCTGTCATCGTGACACGAGATCATCCCAGCAGATTCGTGTCGACCAAAAGGTGAAAGGCTCCAAATTGTACAATATCCcgttaaacatatatgtatctgGCATTATTATTCTCGTAAGCTCGTGGCTCGCGTGTGCAAAGAATGTCGTATATACCTGTTGATACATTAGTTGAATCAGGAATTATGCGTGACTACGGTCAATAAAGTAGATAGTATTTATATCTcgtatcgataaaattatccgTCATTCTTTTATCCGTCCGATGTctcttgattaaaaatttcaacaacGAAACTTGTAAAAGGGCGGAAAAActgcatctatatatatatatgtcaagagTTATAAAAAGATGACCTTATTCCTGCCGCATGGCATTTTTTGCATCTTCCTCGAATTTTCGTCGattcgagaaaaagaaaaattctcgaCCAGAGACGAGGCAGGGAGAAAGGGGAAAGAAAAGACAAAAAGCGATTTCAACGAAAGCGACGTCGAGGAGAGTCGGTCCGCTAAAATCCGAGAtcgttatatattgtttttcatttgCCAGTGAAGCGAAAAATAGGCGTCGAACGGGCGCACCCAGCAGAAGCATTATGCGCGTTCCGACTTCCGGCAGTGCGCCAGCGCGCGGGATATAACGCTTCGctcttacacacacacacacacgcatacacacgtgcatacgcgcgcgcgtgacaGACCCACTTCCTCGCTCTCGAGAACGCGAACAAAGCTTTTTCAAAACTCGTCCCAGAACTGTAACATCGTCTGTGGCCGCGCGAGAATGATCGTTTCTAAATAACATACTACTGCAATTCAATACTCTCGAtgctatttctttctctctctctctctctctctgtctcccctttctctctctctctctctcactctctctctttctctctctctgtcactGTCGCTTTTGGATTGTAAAGCACGATTCCCGTCCGCCTGCaaggttctctctctctttctctgtgcGTTACATACGCACGTGGAAATACGGGTTACGTGACGGAAGGGAAAAAGATCGAAGCGTGAGAAATGATCCGATTGATCGGATGCGAGTGGAGAATGCGGTTctctttagaaaagaaaaaggattcCACCGCGAAAAAGGGAACACCTTCGAAAAGACGGATAAATCTCGAGCGGCAATAACATGCTCGTGAGATCGATGATAAAATTGTCTCCTTGTTGTATTACCTTAATTCTTAAATCACACATTTTCTTGCTCTGTTTCTCGCGCACGTGAcattgtgaaaataaaatgaattggacagagagagacgagaaaagggaaaaaagtTGTGGGATTTTCAAAGCATAATTcgagttaaatataattgattagaGACGATTCATCATATCGAAATATTGCGCTCGTGTCTGTAGAAAAACGTGACGTTTAACGAATAGAGGCCCCGGCCTCTCTACGTGTTGAGCAGGTGGCACGACGGCACGAGGAGCagcgcgtcgtcgtcgttggtACCCGCGGTCAAAATTTAAGCAAGGGATCGAGCGCTTGCCATCTGTAGGCTCCTGCCTACCGTGCAAAGGTCCATACGGTGTATTGACGGTGGTACCCGACCCATCTTGCCGTTGCCCCTCGAGATTTTCGAATACATAAAGCGATAAGGGCCGGAATTGTAGGTTTTTACGACGTAATTGTGGCATCGCCTAATTTCGCATAATTCAGTCGATATAATTGATACAAGTTTCgtcgtttattaataatttaataatcgtgAAAAGAATTAGATAACAATAGTACCCCGACCGCGTGTAACTTTTTTGCGtgctaataattaatgttatattgtgTGATGATTTTACGtagatttttctcattaaaattttaataaaaatttcacgcgAAATACACTTcgcatttgaattatattcgatatacttaattttgtcctggttaaaaaatattccatcgTCATGATTACCCCATAGTCGAGCCTGCGAACGAAAAGGGGCACGCGCCGATGACATTGGGCAGGTGTTGACATTGAACAAGCTTCACTCGCCCCAACATTTTCCCTGCGTTTTCTCGATATCGTTTAATGTTGTTCAGGCATTAACTTCGAAATCGATCAAACATTGAGTTTCGAGCATACGAGACGATTTTGTTTGATTCTTTAATAAACGTTAATTTGAATCTCCGTATAGTTAAATTTTCTCCATGATTCTTtggaaatatttcagaaaaaatgtgaaccttttgaataaaatagtaCCGACTCACCGACAATAATGACTCATCGCCAAGggagttttaaaaatttgacaatacTATTGGCTACggtaatttctgaaaaaatccTAAGGAaatcggagaaaaaaaaaataggaaggAAAAAGGTCTGAGGCTTAAAATGTTaccttaaaaagaaataaaagaaaaagaaatttcataaattgagAAGAGATGTTCAAAAACAAGGGTACAATACTTTTTGTCAGTTTCGTCAATAGTTacgatttcataaataaaccTTTGTACATCCCAAGgctaatttcataaaaagaagatgcatctttgaaataattatatcttcgaTTTTTACAACGAAATTTGAAAAGTAAATATCCGTCAAaaccatttttctttttattgattcGTGCATCTCATTTGATTCCGCGTTATGTAAATTCGTCGATGTACAGTTAGAATGGACGAATagatggagagaaaaagagaaactagACGCTTTTTTTAGAAGCTTCTAACGTTGTAAAAACTGTGCAAAAACTGCATACAATACCATACGGTTTCCCTGCAAAAGAAACGGGATTCGGAAAACTTTCAGGCACGCAAATTCCGGAGACACGCACGTCTCCGCCGGTTATTGATGGGCTCCGTTCGGTCCACATAATCCAACAAAAAGAGGCATATACAAGGTGGTCCCAAATATTCATTTCTCGTATTCTCGGAATTGTAAAATCTCAGTTTATGAGAGTAtcttttcttgcaaaaaatgTTGCAGAGAAACTTatcgcaaattaaatatttctagtttttgatttttttttttcatattcgagtaaaagaaatctaaataaattgtacacaATAAATACGTATAAACATACGGAGattgagagagaagagaatatattttgaaagaaattacaaaatgtatacTTAACACACGCATGTTTGAAAACTAATGacaattttaaagagagaatattttatcttttaatttttaagacaaCAGTTTTCTAATCGATGTCGAAATAAAGATTGGAGCATTTTTTTCAGTAACTTTCGAAATCGATATTCAATAAGAGAATTTACTTGTCGAGGAGAAAACTGTCACAAATAGCgcgtttagaatattttaaatatatgaagactactgcaaaaatatatatgaaaagaaaatgtgatTCTCTtcgagaatgaaaaaaagagtgaCGTGTATACATTCGCGTCCCCGAGATTTTAATCCTCGAAagctttagattttttatcgcttctcaagatgtatataatatatcgagaaCCGTCGTTTTAGTTAAGGAAAAATCTTCTCTGGATGGCCTCGAATTTTCGCACAGGAAATCAAGAACGCACTATACATAGAGAGACAAAGGATCCGCGGGCTTACGAAGCAGGGTGCCTGCGAAAAGCTGGCgcgcaaaagagagaaaacgagttggggaaaaaaagaaaaatgagatagaaagaaaaaaagatacaagagACAGGCGGCGAAATCTGAAATTTTCTCGGAAGCATAGACCCATGAGCGTCACACGATGAAAATCCTACGGACAATAGGAACAAAGGAAATTTTCGGTACCGGTGTTGTGTGTACCGGCTGGCTGGCAAGCTGCAGCACCGCACCACATACCACCGTACTAGCGACGTGCACAAAGTCCCGCATAAGCCGCGCGTTGCAGCAGGCcaggtatacatatacagggtgttccgcAACTGAcaaagcaaattttttgaaacaagaaAACGTTccttttagagaaaaaaaaactgctatTCCGTCCGAAAGAACGttcgaagaattaaaaattgaaaaattttcaaatctcaAATTTTAGGCTCgattatcaagatatttttacttcaGATTTTATGTTGGACAGATCCTAATCCGgaattatcaagatatttaatcatatgaaATTCTCGTATAAAAGAATTCTAGGTTTTTGATATTTGACTGAATATATggtcgttaaaaaaaaatgtgcgcaTCGCACATTTAAACGACTTTCAGAACCaaagtaaaagataatttggCCTGAGTTTTCGGTCTGAAGGTCATTTATGTGCCTTAGAATTTAgcgtaaaactttttaaactatatacatcaaataaaaaaaagctttagGAATTAAAGAAATCTTAACTCATTTAGtatcgattataaataaatagcacataatttactatatttgGCTAGTTGTATCTAATTCAAAATCAGTATCTGTTTTTGGATAATTTTCTCATACCGAATTCAGATGATATCAAATTCAGATGAAACAATTTGCCCTTGAACTTTCAATTTCAGTTGCGAATCACCCTATATGCACAAGGGGGCTGCATGAGAAGACTTTCCGAAtgaaaaagagggagaaattGAGAGGGATGGAGAGCACAGCGACGGTTTATACGCCATAAATGATCCGAGGTCTTGTTTCTTTCTGGATGGACGAGGTACCAGTTCTTTTTTTCGGAATAGGAGGGATGCTAAAGGGCTCCCGTCAACCCTCCCAATACAGGGATTGGTACATGTGatgtattctatatatatatatatatatatatatatatatatatatatatatatatatgttttaccaAGAACGAGGTACATGCGGAAACGACATTTGCAACGAGCGGTCAGTCtcagaaaagaaaaggaaaaaaggaagagaaagcgTGCATGCGCGAGACATCTATGCAGTTCCTGCAGGAAAAGACCGGAAGAAGATTTTCCAGGCAGCGTAGAATAGAATGAGGTATAGTTTATGTGACGTTTTATGGCATAAGCTACTTTATAAGGTCAAGAGAATAAAGATAGAATAGAGTGGATACGAGCATAATATGgcctttaatatattgtagtcatgcattataaagatataaagaagacatttttttttttttttcagggaaAAAGACAAATGTGAATACTTTATGTTTTGaactctttttaaaaagagtttacattctaaaattttcgtaAGAAGACAACAAGGGAAGAACATGAAgcgagtaaaaagaaaatatgtgaataaaattatcttgataACAATGCAATACTTTAAAGAGATAGGCCCAATAATTTCGAGAGTAACGAGGCATGAAacgattacaataaaattcaacGAATTACAGCTCACATTATCACGATTGTATTTTCCAGAAGAATATGACGTGTCAAGAGAGGTAgcaaggagaaaaaaaagggagcgaggacgattaaagaaaaacagaaaaggGGCATGGAAATacaaagaggaaaaaagaatgaCGTGTAGGAGGAGATGGAGGAGATGGCTCTTGTATGTGTTTGGGCATGTAAGCGTACTTCTCTCACCACGtaagtatgtgtatatgtgagcGCGTGCCCGCGCAACCGGCAGCAGATGCGCTCGCAGAGCGCAGCTGTCCTCCTACAAGTGGTTCTCAATCATCCCTTTCCTCGATTTTTCCTTCCCCCTTCCCACCCAGGGGCGCGTGAGTTTGGGCACAAAGGGAATCGCTGTGCGACGATGCGCTACGTATCGATAAACATTTGCAGCTGATCGATTACTTTCTTCCTTTCCCCTCATCCGCATGAGGGGGCGCGAATGTTGTAAAAGATAAGACAAATATGATGTATCTCTTGGGATGAGAGATCGCACGCGAGACACATGTAGAACCAAAGAATAATATACGTGTTACGTATTCTTGTAATGATCATGTTTTCTTCCGAcagaaattttgagaaattttgttttgatgCCGGCTGAATGTCAGATAGAAAACAACGAAAGAATAAGAAAGGTAAGTTTGAgacataaaaaagtaatacacacaaaatagaaataaaagagaaaaataaagtaataaaataggaaaacaaaaattgtttttgtttttgatgACTAGATAGAAGATTCATAAGTTTTATTCTTGTAAGTTTCGGATCAAGATATTCTATTCGCGACCGCGCATGTGCATtcgatttaataatcaaatatggataaaattttatttatacgtaaAGTTTGTTAAGTAAGGAATGATAACGCAGGATAATGTACCGAAAGACGTGCTGCTATAATGTTGAGGAGCGTGCCAACCTGTTACAAAGTGGAgcttacatttttaatgacacGAACACGTGGTGAACGTAAGTTTCAGCT
Protein-coding regions in this window:
- the LOC126850713 gene encoding major facilitator superfamily domain-containing protein 10; this encodes MNETKNNTVQVVFISLLLDLLAFTMILPLLPALLDHYKEIENGHGLYSTTLSYIKNIQVFFDAPDKVSTVLYGGFLGSMYSFLQFLGSPIIGALSDIYGRKPLMLLCLTGISFSYLLWAFSTNFGIFVLARFVGGISKGNISLSMAIISDVTSPETRGKAMALVGIAFSIGFVIGPMIGAFFAWISSDNREGMWYLIPALFAFFLALSDLFFVTYYLKESLQLKHRAKTLAKGLSGAISYINPIDLLQFNGVSTLSHQDRQDLKILGRAYFIYLFIYSGLEFTLTFLTHHTFRFTSMQQGWMFLGIGLTMAILQGGWVRHIPPNRTKAITELGLWLIIPAFICIGIATGVPILCAGIFLFAVSTAMVVTCMMTLVTRIGPEHQKGVITGTFRSLGALARACGPIVASSAFWCIGSTSTYLIGALLLTLPPLILHGMHAL